The nucleotide window GGACCCGCCGAGCGCGGGAAACCCGTCCTGGCTCGACCTGTTCCCGGTGGGCCGGCTCGAATACGGCGTCGGCGGCAACAAGGGCAGCGTCTACTATCCGGCTCAGGACGACGGCGTGAACCAGCCGTTCAACCAGCGGCTGTCGGCGCTGGGGCGGGTGCCGATTGTCTTCATGGCGCACGGCATGCACTCGGCCTCTGACCCGAGCTACCTCGGTTACGACTACTTCCAGCACGACCTCGCGAAGATGGGCGTCATCGCCGTGTCCATCGACTGCAACGCCCTGAACAACGGTGCCAGCGGGTTCGCCAATATCGAGGACCGGGCGGACCTGATCATCGAGAACATCAAGCACTTTCAGGCGGTCGACGCCGATCCGGGTTCAATGTTCCACCACAGCATCGACTTCGGCCGGGTGGGATTGATGGGCCACTCCCGGGCCGGGGAGGCGGTGGTGATCGTCCCCAGCCTCGTCTCCCTCCCCGGCGTCACCATCAGGTCGGCCCTCTCGCTGGCCCCCACCAACTGGGCGAACTACGACGGTCTGCCGAGCGTCCAGCCCGCTCCCAGCCACGCGTTCATGACTCTGCTGCCGGCGGGCGACGGCGACGTATCGTCCAACAACGGCGCGCAGTTCTACGACCTGGCCGCGCCCGGGCCGTTCAAGTCCCAGCAGTACGTCGACTTCACCAACCACAACTTCTTCAACCGGCAGTGGCTCGATGACGACAGTCTGTGGACGCCGCCTCAGCCCGCGGTGATCGACCGGGCGGACCACGAGCGCATCCTGGCGGCGTACGGCTGTGCCCTGTACCGGTCCACCCTGCTGGGGCACGGCAGTGCCACCGCGTATCTCGACGGTTCGGTGCTGCCCGCAGGAGTACTCACCCACTACGTCCACCTGGCCTTCGCGCGACAGGACGTGCTGACGGTCGACAACCATCAGGACGGGAACACCATCGAGAAGAACTCCCTGGGACGGCCGACCGCGCAGTTGTCCGGTCTGAGCGCGGACGAGTTCCCCTTCCAGCAGGTCCCCGGGGCCTTCAACGACTCCTTCTACGGTGAGACAACCGGCATGGTGGCTCTGGCGGGCGCCGGTGGCCGGACCTTCCGGTCCGAACTCACCGAGCCCACCGATCTGGTGGGCACCGAGCTGTGGATCCGTGCCGCCGAGGTGACGGACGGATCGCAAGTTCCCCCGGGTGCCACCGGGTTCGAATTGGGCGTCGAGGACACGAACGGCAACCGGGCCTGGTTGGACTCCGACGTGGTGGGCGGACTTCCGCGTCCGTATCCGCGCAACCCGGGTCTGATCAAGTCGATGCCGACGACGCTGCGCTTCCATGCAGGATGCTTCGGCAGGGAGGAGCGGCTGCGGCTGGACGAGATCGTGGCCGTCCTCATCCGCTGCAACCGCGAGGACGAGCGAGACCTCGCCTTCGACGATCTCCAGATCGTCAAGTAGCCGAGCCCGCGCCCCGGGACGGAGAGGAGGCGGAACATGTCAGTCGATGCCGGTTCCGAACTGCCGGGTCGTTCCCGGCCGGACTGGAACCTCCCCGACGTGCTGGACATCCGGTTTCTCGGACGCCGGCTCTACGAGAGGCGCCCGCCGCGCAACTTCCGGTCCGCCCTGGCTGACCGCACCGAAGCGGTCGAGTTCCTGGTCACCTTGAGTGGCCCGGTCCCTGCCCGCGCCCTCGGCCCCGCCCTGTTCATCGGAGACGTCCGCGTCGTCGAGTGCTCCCCGGCGACCGAACCCGGAGCCGGGGCTGAAGGCGAATACCGGCTCCGCTTCCAGTACACGGATCCCGACCGCCTTGCCGAACTGGCCTCCGGCACCCCGATCACCTGGGGCTGGGCGGACACCCCGGACCCCGACCGTCGCACCACTGGCTTCCGCTACACCACCGAACCGGACGCCTGACTTGGAGCACGGCCACGGGCCGGGAGGTCGTTGACCAGAGCCAGGGCTGCCGTCAGACCGGTGGCAGATCGTCCGGATCCGCATCCCGTGCAGGCATCAGCTCGAACCCTGGTCTGCCCGCGCTTTGTGCCCGGCGGGCTTCAGGACCGGCGGGGCCGCTTGCCAAACCTACCTATCGATAGGTAGGTTTTAGGTATGGGCAATGTCGCCACCTCATCCATCCGTGCCGTCGGGCTCGGCCGGGACTTCGGAGCATCCGGCTCGCCCGCCCCGGCGCCGACGGCGAGACGCTCACCCTGGCCTCCGCCGGCCTCCGCCGGCCTCCGCCGGCCTGGCCGCCGCGGTCGGCCTCCACACCGGCAACAGCTCGGCGGTCGGCTCCGTGACCCTCGTCTTCTTCCCACTCTCCTTCTTCACCGCCACCTTCGTCCCGCGTGACCAGCTCGGCGGCTGGATGGCCCACGCCGCCGACATCAACCCGCTCACCCCGCCGCTGGAAGCCATGCGCAGCCTGCTCACCGCACCCTGGAACGAGCAGAACCTGCTGCCGGGCGCCCTCGTCGCTCTCGCCATCCTGGTGGCGGGCGCCGCCGCGGCCCACCTCACCCTGACCCGCCGTACCCGTACAGGAGTCTGACCACCATGCCCCGCCAGAGCGACACCCGCGCCCGTGCCCGCGACGAGTTCGCCCGCCGACTCGCCGACTACGGCTACCTCGGCGTCTCCCTCGACGACATCGCCAAAGCCGTCGACGTGAAGAAGGCCAGCCTCTACCACCACTTCCCCGGCGGAAAACCCGCCCTGTTCATGGAGGTGGCCGACCACTACACCAAGGAAGCCTCGGCCCTCCTCCAGAGCGCACTCGCCACCCCCGGCACCCTGCGCGACAAGCTCCTCGCCCTCGCCGCCTCCTACGCCCGGGGCACCTACAACTCCGCGCTCAGCAACCAGATCTACTACGCGACCCGCCACCTCGAAGAGGACCAGCGCGCCGAGGTCTCCCACGCCTACGTGCGCGGCCTCATCCAGCCCGTCACCGACCTCATGGTCCAGGCGGTGGCCACGGGCGAACTGCGCGAAGCCGACCCGGGCTTCCTCGCCACCGCCTTCATGGAGCTCGCCGCCACCGTCCACCCCCCACAGGACGACTGCACCCCGGCCACCACCGACCGCCTGGCCCAGGACGTCGTCGACCTCTTTCTGCGCGGAGCCGGCCCGGACACCCCCTGACCCGAGCCCTCAGCCCTCAAGCACCCGGCCATGACACCCTTTTATGGATCATGCGCGGCGTCCGTGCGCCACCAGTTTCGTGAAGATCCACCCGGATGTGCGGATGCGGGGTGCATGTTCGGGCGTGGCGGTTCTGTAACCGCTGACACTGCCATGCACGGGGAGGGTGTCGACGGAAGCGCGGATCGGCGTCGATCCGCTCTGGCTCCACCGCGGCTCCGGCCAAGGCGAGAAGCGACTGCGCCGGCAGGTCCGCAAGCCCAAAGAGGTGCGGGCCGCCGACGGCCGAGGAGATCGCCCAGCTGAAGACCGGCGTCGAGGTGCTGGTCGGCGCCCTGCACCAGTCGATGACGGAGAACCGTCTGCTGCGCCGGCAGCTCGCCGACCGCACTGGCGTGGTCCGCACGCTGCCCACGCAATCCCGCATCGGACACACCACACATCCGCTGTATCCGACCTCATGCCCTCCTCGGACTGCTGATCGTCTCCCGCGCCGGGAACGCGGTCGGCATCGGCTGTCCGCCGCCTATGGCGCGCTGCCTACTCCTGATGACCCAGCCTCACGATCACGGTCGGGTCGCCCCCGCTGAGCGCCTTCGGTGATCCGTCAACCGTTTACTCAGAGGGGAAGTTCGGTGATGCTGAGGGCGAAGTCCAGGTTTCCCACCCCGTGGTTGGCGAGGCCTACCGTGACCACCCCCGCTCCTTCCAGCCAGTGCGCCATTTTCAGGCCGCCGACGTCCAGCGGGCGCAGCCCGAGGCTCTCGACGAACGCCTCCACACTTGCCTTGGCCTGCGCATTGTCGCCGGCGATGAAGACGTCGGGCCGCCCCTTCTCCAGGACATGGCGGAAGACGGTGTTGAACGCCTTCACCACGCTGGCGCCGGCCGGGGCCGCTTTGGCGACTTCCTGCGCGATCGAGGTCTCCTCCCGGTGGGCCAGCCCGTCGAACGTGGAGTTGAAGGGATTGCTGATGTCGACGATGACCTTGTTCGCGAGAGCGTCTCCGTACTGGGTGACGGCCGGCATGACCCCGCTGTGCAACAGGGCCACGATGACGATGTCCCCGGCCGGGGCGGTGCCCCATTCTCCGGTCGTGGCGCCGTCGCCGAGCGCCTTGGCCAGGCCGGCGGCCTTGGACTGATCGCGGCCCATGACCTCGACGGTGTTGCCGCCCGCTGTGGC belongs to Streptomyces finlayi and includes:
- a CDS encoding ABC transporter permease, which encodes MTLVFFPLSFFTATFVPRDQLGGWMAHAADINPLTPPLEAMRSLLTAPWNEQNLLPGALVALAILVAGAAAAHLTLTRRTRTGV
- a CDS encoding TetR/AcrR family transcriptional regulator; its protein translation is MPRQSDTRARARDEFARRLADYGYLGVSLDDIAKAVDVKKASLYHHFPGGKPALFMEVADHYTKEASALLQSALATPGTLRDKLLALAASYARGTYNSALSNQIYYATRHLEEDQRAEVSHAYVRGLIQPVTDLMVQAVATGELREADPGFLATAFMELAATVHPPQDDCTPATTDRLAQDVVDLFLRGAGPDTP
- a CDS encoding NADPH-dependent F420 reductase, whose amino-acid sequence is MSSISIIGTGNMARTIGARATAGGNTVEVMGRDQSKAAGLAKALGDGATTGEWGTAPAGDIVIVALLHSGVMPAVTQYGDALANKVIVDISNPFNSTFDGLAHREETSIAQEVAKAAPAGASVVKAFNTVFRHVLEKGRPDVFIAGDNAQAKASVEAFVESLGLRPLDVGGLKMAHWLEGAGVVTVGLANHGVGNLDFALSITELPL